Part of the Vigna angularis cultivar LongXiaoDou No.4 chromosome 1, ASM1680809v1, whole genome shotgun sequence genome, CAAAAGGATCTCTCGTTTACTTTCGAAAAAAGTTCCTCAAAAGGaccaaaatattcaaaaagtAGCATTCGAAAGAAATCAACACagaaaatcattaataaattaaatacatatttttagtcttttaacttttaataaagaTTAGAATtagtgtttaaaattttttggatcagtatggttttttatttttagaaattaataaattaaaccttttaatcaaattttattaagtttattaaatattttaaatgtgtttaagttaaagtataaatatgtcaaataatacaaaaataactcaaatattattctgaaacacatttaaaacgttaaataaacttaatagaatttagttaaaataattaaattacgtATTTATAAAGTATAGGAAATTAGATTAAGTGagagttttgaaaattaattatttttatttttttaaaattaaggaaaataatatatctaatctatttttaatttgtgtgagtggtgaaaatttattttggcTTTACCCTAGCTAGGGAAGAGGGTAGGTCTAAAGAGAGGATTTTTTGGGAGGGTGGGTGAATGTCTTAAATTTTCATCACAGTGATGATAAAAGTGGCGTTTTTGTAATGAAAGCATATAACTAGTTTTAGGTAATGCACCTAACTTGATTAAAGGCCTTCGGCATCATCATTACCAAATAGAGATACACAATTTCACTTTAAGACAAAGTACCACCTAATTATTCTTATCTTTAGTTTTATTAGTTCTCCTTAAACACAACAACAGTATCATGGTTTTAATGCTTACGTTAATCAGGTCCGAATCTTTAACCCAACCTTAATTTATTCGAAGTGGATTTCGATTATATATGTTTCAACTTCTTTGAGTGACAAAAAGGAAATTATAGTTTGTGGAACTTTCTCCAAAATTCTTTGAGTGAATATTAAGCAAGAAAATTAGGTGAactttgttttactttttcccTGCATTTAAATCTCATATTGAAAAGGAAATTTTCTATTCAAATTTCTAACTACTGGACAATGAATACTGTCGAATAATACTGATGCATGATATTGAATTGACGTCCAAAATGTTAGTGATAAGTTTATCATTATTACGTAAATGGTTGGTTTGCTACATATCAAAAGCTTTTAGCACTACTTAATTATTACTCCATGTCACCCTAATACTAAGAAGGAGGATATTTTCAAGAACGATGATGAGAAGGATAGacatgaaaaagataaatataatctttaatattatttaatttctaaaatatatttattattatttattgataatgaCGTAGCAACAGTGATGCTAGAGGATGAGATTTTTATTTGATGCatgtatatttgttttttctaaagTTTCTTTTAACATTATGAATTcgttcaatatttattttatacttaaggTAACAAGTATAATAGTCTTCATATgcattttttgaatttttcttggGATATCTTCACATTAATCAAATACAattatctaatatatttttttttatttgatatagaaatgaaaataatacatacatatatgtcATGTCTACGTCACTATTCTCGTTCTAATAttcatcattttatcttttttattctcgtttattctttgtttttttttttaatttaaagaattttttgtttcactcaattttttaattaatttttaataatttaactagtatggtatttttttttttcagatctataagttttttttagtatatctttaattatacatttattttccttgtgcaattttatttaatgatttatcaaattattttcagGACAcacatttaatcatttttactttttaatatttttgtttgtattgttttaatgttttatatatatatatatatatatatatatatatatatatatatatatataaacttattctcttaaatgtaattttactattataatgGTGtagaaatgttttatttattataatataattatttaatgtgttgtcataaaactaaaaaataaaagatttatgtctaaatataattattattagtttaatattttttattgtaacttCAGTTAAATAGTgtcttataatatttattaatgtataaaaatagattttattataatttagagaaggaagtaaaaatatatttgaaatatttttaaatttcaatattggttttctttttataatttttcaacttTGTTTCTTTagcattttcaaaattaataattatgttgattgtgatgatgttttatttatgtgtaattacataatattttatacattttttttacttcatataattattgttttgatattttaatttaaaatgtatataattatcGCTCCTTTCTAAATAGTTGacattgattttattctttttgatatTGTGTGTTGATaatatcatatttcatttttaatgattttacataaaaaataattatttgatattgaaACATATATGAGCACACATACAatacatgttattttattataagaaaaattctaagtaataactaattttagtgacaaaaaatatatttagaaaccAATTTCTTAATTATAGATCAAGACTATTTTATTTGGTAGCTAAAAATTTGGTGACTAATGTTGGTAATCAATTTAAAGACTAATTTTTTTGACTTTAATAACTAATGTTAGtgaccaatttataataaaagttattttagttaccaaatgaagaaactaattataacattttattcataatagaaataatttttaatttataaattgttatctaaattagtttttatagtaacttattatttttaatcactaaaattgattatattttaagaGGGAGGATGaaacacaaattttatatttattgagtataaaaatgaaaatgtatataattttctattttgaaaatGGGATGAAATAAGGAACTCTTCGCGTCCCGTTTTATTCCCATCTCCATTGTATTAATAAAGGTGGCAATTGACAAACAAGCACATGAGATTTGTTCAcccaatgaaataaaaaataaaataaaaagagaataaaaaagtgaatgaaaaaaaatatttaagattatttaatttctaaaatttattcattattttcgttgataataatataaaagttgttTCGCTAGAAAATAaccataataaatttaaaacgaAAGAGATACAggataaacaattttttttttctcgatATGTTGCTATATCTTTATTTATCATTTACCAAGCAATACGTTAACAGTAGATAtaacaaaagaatttttttttaacaaccttttctacaactattttataattgtttacgTGGTAATTTATGATTGatttgtttcaaatatacagaccaataaaatagtgatacaTAATCTATTGtcataaagttattaaaaataattattaccatgatcttataataaatgataaatagatgtatatggtaaaaaaaaaatttcttatttatttaatttttattaataaatttaatttaattttacaaaaactgATTTATATAAAGTAAATCTTCCAATATCTTCATATACATTTTGATAGTAAAATTGAACAATGAATAGTTTAATAACAACATGACAGCATATAGAAtcataaattcaataaattttgtagaataaattataactcatcactttaatataataaaaaaactttaaatctaattaaatattaaaaaatcaagtGAGATTTATACTCTATACATGTAAATTGACTTTGTGATACTTCTAACCATGTTCAAAGTATTCTGTTATGCTAGAAAACCAGTTAAACTGTTGTAACTGAATGAAATTTGTTGTTGTCTGATCTTATGCAATAATTATAATGGAGTCCAACAAGAAcctcattttattatttacaccTTACGTGATCGTATTGGATCATTAAGTTTGTGATTagtaaagatgaaagaaaaagaaaacataaagtGGATACGAAGCATATCCTTTGCATGGTCCTAATCAGTGGATCTAAACTCGATGTGACACgtgatttcatttttatttttatgcatgaCATCTCTAATTCACGCCAACGCAACTGGACGATCATGTAGATAGAAAACTGCAGAGATAATTTAGCTCCACATCCCACACTAATTTAGGCCTGTTTCAACGGGATTACCACCTCCTCACCTCCTCATGTTACTTGTTAAAACATCACCATCCTCTTAGATCTATCGAGGAGGAAGTTTTATATGGATTACATAAACATTAATAGCATTTGAGTCAACTATATAAAAGATTGACATTACTTTCTATTTAAAATCTTAAGGTTATGTGTTAACGAGTCTTTTacctttatatactgctctactttcttatttatgtccaatgtgagactttgactcacttggattcccaacaatcttCCCCTCAAAGTGAGTCCCTTTTACATATGTACATTTCCCCTTCAATAGAAACATTCTCaaccaaccacaaccacgagtaACATTTTCGAACCACTACTCATCTTAGAAGAACTCGcttacttaaatatttttacgaGGAAGACTTTCAGTATAAGAATCATTATACTCGTCTGAGCCGGTCACCAAAACAAATCAGACTTTAATATCAGTGTTGAGTCTATCGAGAAgtaaattttctataaattacACAAACACTAATAACATCTGGGTcaactatataaaaaatgatgtcACCTCttcaaacattcaacaaatCTAATCAAAATTTCCCACCATATCTTCTTCATATTCACCGCACCCTCCAACGTAAGGTTAATCATTGCATGACAATGCTGTCACCATGTCTCACTACAACCTTCACTGTCGACACCTGGCAAAACCCATCAACACCCATATCACACAATACACGTAACACATTAGTCTTTTGCCGTGGAACCTTAGTATCTCAACACGTAAACCAAACTTTTCCATGTACATTTTACCGACCGTTTTTGCTTTATAACCTCACCCAAAACCACGTGTCCCCGATCAATGTTATCCAAATGACAAGTTCTAGAAATTTTGGTATGACTCGTGAGGGGCCGAGAGACCAACTTTTGCATGGTTGCAGGAAATTTGGGCCTGGTTTTGGGCCCATGAATGCCAGGTGGGAGACCTGTTACCTGAAATAATGTAAAGGTTTTTATGGTGGGAATATTTGTCGAAAATAATTGTTCATAGAGCAGTGTGATGGCATGCGATGCATCCGAAAGTGGTTGTCAATGAAATGTGGAAGTGAACTAAGATTGCGGTACATCATTTGTGCCATCAAATCATTCTCTTTCTAAGCTGTAATATTGTAAAGCTTGGAGTAGACAATGGAAGCACCTATGTTTCTCATCAGTACAGCACAAACTATGTATTTTCGTGTTACATTCATTTCCCTCTCACATGTATATCTGCATGGTTGGAAATATCAATTTCATAtcaaaaatatactttaaatctaacttaatTTAGTTCGAAATATCAAATTCCCCATCTTTAAGCATACCCATCCTTCCTATTGGCATCAACATCCCGGTTCtgtaataacaaaattaatttatgcttataacacactacaaaaataatagattttaagAGATGTtaccttttgatgattttgaaaatgCCAAATAACTTTCAATGGTTTAAgactaaaactaattttatcacaataaaaaaaataatctatataCATTTCcgatagttttaaaattttagttaaggAAATCTCTACATAAAAACGGTTTTTCTAAAACTTTAGTTAAGTAAATTTCCGATagtttttctaaaacttttagaaaatgggacaattttgttaaaaagtaGACTTAAATCTAACAAAACCTTATAAAATCGGTTTCTAAAataagatttgcatctacttagtgtaagatttgattgatgtgacaaataaaaaaatttgtttaatggatagaaattgaaaattaccaaaatatccCTAGatattaatgtaattatatttgttaatgttatatttaattataaaataagtttataaagagtaaaaattaaaattaattattaaaattaattttaatattgtacaaaaataatttagaatgtaactgattgtttttttattttattttagtttctttacAATTATGGAGAAAGAGAGCGAGAAAgtgatttatataatttagaagtaGCATTTAggatttcttttaataattttttatttttttatttttttatcctaATTAAATATGTTAGGAGGAAACCCTAAATTTAATTCCCTTTCACCATTGgggtttcctttttctttcacgCATCATATTTGGGTTGGCTTGAGGAAGCTCGCGACAATGTTTCTTTCACTTTCCTTTGGCTTTGCACACTCTTCTCCTTTAGAAACAAACCTAGATTAGGGTCGCGTATGGGAAAATATTTCCCCaatctcttctctttttcaatcACCATAATACAGAGTAACtgggttttcttttcttgattAAATCCTCTATGGTTAACTCCCTCCACAACGCGCACTGGTCCTTCTTTCACCTGCAAAACCAAAGAAACAAGTGAGATAGCCATCAAAACGAAGATCTCAAGCCATCAAAACGAAGATCTCTTGCATTGGAATCAAGTATGAAGCAGTGTATTCGGTTACACTTAGTCTCGTAACCGAATACAAGGTGCTAAAGAAATTTTCAAGGCTATGCACTAATGCAAAAAAGACTTTTTATACCTGTTGAAATAGGCCTTTTATATCTATTATTGCGTAAGTATAAAAGCAAGGGTATAGAAAGTTTTATGCTATTTATACCATTTTCTAAAACAGGTATAAAAATGGATCACTTTTACATCAGTTAATTCTAGAGaggtataaaaaaaatcctttttatacttgttattCTCATTGTCAGAACAGGTATAAAAAATCTaacttttatacctattattgCCCCGATTAGTATAAAAGTtcaaattatgataattttaatttagatgtcttttctctttatttttatatttgtcaaACAACATTATCATATCAAAAAATAAAGAGACAAGAGAAAATCATTAGAAAACATCACAAGATTTATTACTATGTTCCTTAAAATCATACATAGCCCCTATAACAGAATCAAGTGTTTCAGAAAGAAAATATACCTCGACAAAAAAGAACTCCTACAAAAACAAATTGCGACACCTAACATCACTAGAGTTGTATCAGACCTAGATGCTAACGTAGCTCTTCTTCTAATGCATTATATGGATGTCAATCTTGTTCCCTGATGCAGTATATGGATGTCAAtctgttggaacaatcggtacacGTTATaaagtcgcgcagcggaataaaatatagatagcggaaaccgtgtaacgatcacaacacaagttaaaatagtcggtttcaaaaattgattttcttagtgaacttttatcgaacggttgatgtgctaagagtttagggataaagaaaatcaacacagaatttttatcctggttcgaatcaaaagattctacgtccagtcgttaatcactataaatagtgattaacctttttcactaaaaatatggtttgcagattacaatcagataatcaaaataagcaaggaatagaaaacactttccttcgacaaacgaacggaagaacctgctcagccaacttgaagagaaccgctccgacctttgacacacaaaacgcgagtttctcctattcacaagaccaggcaagagcactctatcactttgagaacttcctcagacaaactgtattctcaaaatggcatagatccttttcactcacagagagcttcccttaggcacaaagctctaatactctcaattgaaaagttctttctaagagctgtgaagacctctatttataagcctagtttcgtgcagggtcaaaaactgaaaagacatctcccaactgccactgataatcgattatcaaaagtgataatcgattattcaagtccgttacagggttttcaaaatgtaataatcgattatatgatgtgataatcgattattcctgtatgactctgtgataatcgattattgtcattccataatcgattattgcagttaaaaatgcaagtttacaaagtttacaagaatttcctactacatttaatttctacaaattgcttttaactaattctaatatcttcttcaactaaaacttcttgcagcatcatcaaaacaaatttcttcatgatttaccaatactccttattggtaacacaaTCTTGTTCCCTGATACAGTATATGAATGTCAATCTTGTTCCCTAGCGCAAGAAACGGAACATTTGCTAATTATTCGTCTGAAAGCAAGGCATCAAGCTCCTTCTTCGATTATGTGAACCTCTCTTTGTCTCAAATCTTAAAAACTCAAGTCTCAAAGAAGTCCTATGATTACAAAAAagtcattaataaaattaagaaactgTAATAAAAGTCCAACTTAGGATAAAAACTAATACTCTAAAACATACAAAGAATACAATTTACCTCTTCAACTGTGTAATAAGGGTAAGGATGACATTTTTCAATAAATCAGCTCAAATCATCGCATTTCAGTGAGATACAAAAAGACATCAATCCTGCAAATCATCTCATTCTTTCTCGTTAATCACTCGAAACGAACACGAATATCTCACAAATCGTCGCTCGAAATTTCTCTTTGAGTTTTTATTCAAGTGAACAGACTATAAAGGAAGCAGGTTTTATTCTTCTAATACTAATAGAATATTACTTTACCGTcacataaatttgattttatatgctTTTCTGAGATAAAATGTGACCTATTCCTTTTGATTGTTTTGGAATTGCATGACTTCTTTTGATTACTGCTAGATGGTCGGTTGTTGGACAAAGTGACAAACTTGTGTATGGGAGTTTGTAAACGACATGTTATGTAATTAATGTTCAGTGCACACAACAACCACATTTAGGATTTCATATCCTTTTGGTGTTATTATTTTGACGTCCATAGGGTCTGACATGAGGATATAAACCTCTGGGCTATTTgtttgtatttaaaacacaaatgtattttaaaatttcctatGTACTCGACAAAATTGAATATGCAGAAATCAATATTAATGTTATCTTTTAACTTCGTCATGCGGTACTGCTTACTGTACTCATAAATTTGGTTGCTACTATATTATAGTTTATGGACACCCTTATAGACAAATAACTCTGGCCCAATAAATGTTCAAATCACCTTGTaagtaagaaaattaataagaaatttcAGACTtttataccaaaattaataacacAACTAAAACACCAACCATTCTTTCGACATATTTGAGGAACTGATATCCAAAATGGTCCCCCCTGCCACTTAAAATGAATATCTACTACTTTAACATTCCcttttttattcattcaaaCGACACTACATTTAGCGAAAATGTTACAAATGACACCTTAAATAATTTCCTACCAGACATCCCAACttacatagttttttttttcaatcatccTTTTTCCCTTCCTTCAAGGATATCAAACAGAGGAAATGTTGCATTGAATAACTATGATTACCTTGTCTTTGTATATGATTATCTTCACGTCAATTTTGctcattaaaatttatcttttttcttaattagatCTTCAACCATTAAAACTCCAAGACTTTCTATAAGGTCACCTACAACTTCAATTTGGGTCAGTagaatatttctaatttttcaaTTAGTTGCATATTACCCTAGTCCATTGACTCAATTTGAACAAAATTAGTACAAGTAAAAAGTGGTTACCCACATCATCTTATATGCTTTCCTATTTATTCAGTGTTGCACATTTCAAATTACAttggttttttatttcaatcatCCCTTTTCCTTTCTTGAAAAACATTAAGTACATGAGATTTGTTACACTTACATAATCCTTAGCATTTTGTTTACATCAAACCCGAAAACTGATTTTAAACAACTATaattgttcacttgaatggatttgaagaaaagtgattgagtgaatttgagaggatttgaagataattttttttgttatatatttaagtaaatttgGAGATAAgtaaaagtgaatttggaagcaatttttgtaagaattagtataggatttgattgatgtgacagattaactTCCACATTCACTTTCATctaccttcaaatccactcaaataaacaacaaaaaattattttcaaatttctcAAATCTCTTCCATCATTCTCtcctaaatttatttaagtcAACAAATTGTCATGCAAGATAAATAGAAAAGCATGAGgaatgttttcttttctataatatttttatgatcaCTACTCATAGGTTGCATTAGAAGCATCTTGGTTTTAATATTCCCAATATCCGCATAGCAACCGTAATTGCAACTGCATCGATCACGTTTTCCCATAATGTCAAAGATCACAACGAAACCTTATGACATTCAATGTTGGCTACATtagatgttttatattataaccttttgttttaaatttgagaGTGTGTGAAAGCTGCGGCATCCTCGAAACAGTGTGCAGTATTAGAGggagaaaagaggaagagaagaaagtGGTGAGGGAGGGAATGGCGTCCGGCATCCAACTCCATGGGGAGGACTCGGTGGTGTTGCGGGTCACTCATTCCAATCTGAAAACCTTCAACACCGATATCCGCTTCTCGCTTCAGGTTCATTCCTTCCCTTCCACTCCCATTCTTCTAAATTCGTTCGTTAACACGTGGCTTCGTCGATGATAGCTCACGGTGGAAGGCGTCAAGGATAAGCTGTGGAAAAAATGCGGCACTTCTGTCAACTCCATGCACCTTGAGCTCTACGAGGATGCTCGCAACGACAAGATCGCCGATCTCTCTGATAATTCCAAACCCCTTGGCTTCTATTCCCCTCTTGATGGGTTTGtattttagggttttccttTCGACTCCTCTTGCGCGGTTTCCCATTGCGTTTTCCTGTTTCAGGTTTCGTTTGCATGTTGTGGATCTTGACCCAACTTCCATCTCCTCTGGTGGTTGGCTGGAAGATACTTCGTTGGTCGAAAAATaccaaatttctgaagaagccTACAATAAGCGACAAGGCATGTCCCCTGAAAAAgccctctctttttttctttttcgaatTGCTGTGGAAGGTGATCTGTGCATATGTAAAAATATCTGTTTAATGCGATTTCAGCATTGCAAATAGAGTTCATCATACACGTATTGTTGATGTTGAGGTTTTTATACTGCTAAGTGTCTACTGTTTAGATATCATCCTTGGTATATGACGATGTTTTGATGagtgatttcaaattttaaatcattgtTTGTAAAATCTGTGTTGTCACCCTTGTGTGTGTAATGGTATGATCTTGTTTTATGCGATTTATGTATGTATGCTGTCAAAATAACCACTGACAGGTTATCATCAATGAATGTTTTGctgagaaaatattattattttatgatctGATTTGCATACAAAGTTGCTTTGTAGCTTATTAGGTATGTTTTACTTTACTGTAACAGACACCttcagaaaatataaagagaaaattacTTCCCATGTTCCTGCAACTGCGGAGGCAAAGGTGAGCATTTAATATATTCTTCCTTCCTAGTCTGCTGTTTTAGTGCTTTCTGATTTCACGTACAGATCAAAGCTATTATCTGTTTTAGAGTTTTTTTACCTCTGTTACCTGAAAATTGAGACGGACCCATGCTGGCTTTTGGGTAATTGACCTTTGACGTTCATTGCACAGATGTCAGACACCAGTGAGGAAGAGCTCTGTGCTAATATCAAGGTTTGgctgttatattattatatgttttattttatctgttatgatTGTTGAAATTAAGGTTTAGGTGGAAAAAGAGGGAAATAGAATAGAGATACTGTGAATAATATGAGGTTAGATTGATGTAAGCGTGATGATAGATGTGCATAGAAAACTAATCTAATACCCCTTATCGTTGATATACACTAACAATAAGGTAATGTGCTGTTGTAGTAAAACTAGCACAACCCTATCCCTATAAGTAATAAGACTCCTGACGTAGTACCATAAATCTAATAATTGTCCCTGGTCTAGAGCTTAAGTTGTAAACTACCATGTGAAGGGCCAATTATTCCCAAAGCTTGTGCTGTTGGCGAAGGTTTCAATTCAACAATGATTTAATCTATTCATGCAAGAGCCTCTTGATCTTTAAGTAAAAGTCATTACTGCTCAAGCCCAGCTTACTTTGAGTCAAAACTCAACATAATTATGATGTATGGGGAGTGGCTATAATCAAATTCCTGATGCACCCAACGAGTAACAAATGTGCAGAAGCACGCCTTATGTAGGCTGTATTTCACAACGAAACTGGAAAACTGCCTAGAAGTTACAAAACAGGTAGTAACATGTAAAGGTTACATACAAACCGTCCTAACTACTCTAACTATATTTACAAGGCACCTAGGTAACAAGTGAACTAGTAGATTGCCTCTTCCAGCTCcaattttatacttatttaccgaaaaatcaaatctaatttaaaacaaagaaataataagaacaaaataTATCCCAAGGAAAATTGACATAAAAACTAATCAAACCAGCAAACATTACACCCCACACTTAAGCCTTTACACTTCTGGgcaaacaacaaagaaaacaaagctAAATTAAACTCTaaaacaattcacaaaaccGCATCGAACACCTTTTCACTGTATAGCTTTAAAGCTGTGAGCACAATGATAATCCACCAATcaaagtttcaagacttcaaaCTAGTTGAAAACAGCTCAAACAACTCAAGTGCTGCAGAAATCACTAAAAACAGATTCTCAAACTAGAAATGACCTCCTCACtagatagtgtttcactcattccCTCAAGTTTTTCAGGCTAGTGTTTGCTCTCAGCACTTCATGAATATTAACATAACCATAGGCTTGAAGAGTCTCTAATTTCCACTACTTGCTAAAAATGCAACTCAAGGTCAAAAGGACTTCATTAAGTCTTGTAACGTGGTCAAGGTAAAGGTGAGATATATGAAAGGATgcaaagttaaaaatcaaagaGAAGTGAGGAAACAATGGGGAAAAAATTGGAAATGCAAGTGCAAAGTCCACGTTTCAGCAAATTCTTCAATCAAACCatcactttctcttttctttcacattttccttctttctcttctgtttttctcttttcagcTAAAACCACTTTCTTTTCTCGTTTTCAAAGTACTTCTCAAACTGTTTCAGCACATTTTCCTCACCCTCGAACTTCACAAAAttttcccaaaacacttccaaaacCCCTCACAACTCAATGGTTGGGTCAGATATGGTTTTTCAGGTCCAAGGCTTGTAATGAGctaaaaatcatcaaagaaaagaTTAATCAGGCTAAAATATAGGCTGCAATGGAAATAGTTCAAGGTAGGCTGTTTGGCAAAAGTAGCTTCAAGATAAAAAGAATGGCCTAGATCGTTTCAAGAGTACATCTAAAAACTAGTTCAAAGAGAGTCAATGCAAGTTCTGGAATGCTAGCAATCACAAGGGAATTCAGACATGAAAGGAAAATAAACTCAAGTCTGGCATGGTTTTTAATGGTCAAAACTGATTCAAAAACTGATTTTTCATGAAAAACTTCTGCACTTTCATTGAATGAACTAGTTTAAACAGCTTACAATCTCTCAACTGCAAttgacaaattaaaaatcacTCACAAGAAACAACTTAACAGCAAAATGGAACTCATGCAATCTGTGAAAGTTTTAAAAACTGAAACTGATAGGATCTAAGGTAAGAGGAGAGAAGGAAGGGGAAATGAGAGAGTAGTTAGGAAGGGCGGGATGGA contains:
- the LOC108346826 gene encoding tubulin-folding cofactor B isoform X4, with the translated sequence MASGIQLHGEDSVVLRVTHSNLKTFNTDIRFSLQLTVEGVKDKLWKKCGTSVNSMHLELYEDARNDKIADLSDNSKPLGFYSPLDGFRLHVVDLDPTSISSGGWLEDTSLVEKYQISEEAYNKRQDTFRKYKEKITSHVPATAEAKMSDTSEEELCANIKKMAPSPPPPPPTNHEVPGLVRMMESFVVALQQQNTSLVQLNTIAMQQLEAARVSAETSQR
- the LOC108346826 gene encoding tubulin-folding cofactor B isoform X3 translates to MASGIQLHGEDSVVLRVTHSNLKTFNTDIRFSLQLTVEGVKDKLWKKCGTSVNSMHLELYEDARNDKIADLSDNSKPLGFYSPLDGFRLHVVDLDPTSISSGGWLEDTSLVEKYQISEEAYNKRQDTFRKYKEKITSHVPATAEAKMSDTSEEELCANIKVGSRCEVEPGAKRGVVKFVGRAESLGPGLWVGVQYDEPLGKHDGMVKGVRYFECPPSHGGIVRPDKVKVGDYPERDPFEEDEI